Proteins encoded in a region of the Esox lucius isolate fEsoLuc1 chromosome 9, fEsoLuc1.pri, whole genome shotgun sequence genome:
- the LOC105007387 gene encoding retinal cone rhodopsin-sensitive cGMP 3',5'-cyclic phosphodiesterase subunit gamma: MADVATPVDKKAPPKFKQRTTRTFKSKAPKPGQKGFGDEIPGMEGLGTDITVICPWEAFGDMELSDLAKYGIV, translated from the exons ATGGCAGACGTTGCCACGCCCGTTGACAAGAAGGCTCCTCCCAAGTTCAAGCAGAGGACAACCCGTACCTTCAAGAGCAAGGCGCCCAAGCCTGGCCAGAAGGG GTTCGGTGACGAAATCCCCGGCATGGAGGGCCTCGGCACAGACATCACAGTGATTTGCCCATGGGAGGCCTTCGGTGACATGGAACTTAGCGACCTAGCGAAATACGGAATTGTTTAG